A portion of the Anoxybacillus gonensis genome contains these proteins:
- a CDS encoding diacylglycerol kinase family protein, with translation MRWKRFVASVLYALNGIRIAICHERNMRIHFVATIAVIVAAAIFRVSKMEWLVLLLTIGAVMSLEIVNSAIERTVDLVTDEYRPLAKEAKDLAAGAVLMFAFISVIIGISIFFPYMYVFFKNSLHFHK, from the coding sequence ATGCGTTGGAAGCGATTTGTCGCTAGCGTATTATATGCTTTAAATGGCATTCGAATTGCCATTTGTCATGAGCGAAATATGCGCATTCATTTCGTAGCAACGATTGCTGTTATCGTTGCTGCAGCGATATTTCGTGTCTCAAAAATGGAATGGCTTGTGTTGCTTTTGACGATTGGAGCAGTGATGAGTTTAGAAATCGTCAATAGCGCAATAGAGCGGACGGTTGATTTAGTGACGGATGAGTATCGGCCCTTAGCGAAAGAAGCAAAAGATTTAGCAGCTGGCGCTGTACTTATGTTTGCTTTTATATCCGTGATCATAGGGATTTCCATTTTCTTTCCTTATATGTATGTATTTTTTAAAAATTCTTTACATTTTCATAAATAG
- a CDS encoding GatB/YqeY domain-containing protein encodes MSLLERLNNDMKQAMKNKEKDKLSVIRMVKSALQNEAIKLGKTLTEDEELTVLSRELKQRKDSLQEFEKAGRTDLVDKVKEEITVLELYMPKQLSEEELVQIVKETIAEVGASSKADMGKVMGAIMPKVKGKADGSLVNKLVQQHLS; translated from the coding sequence ATGAGTCTTCTCGAACGTTTGAACAATGATATGAAGCAAGCGATGAAAAACAAAGAGAAGGACAAATTGTCGGTCATTCGCATGGTGAAATCCGCTTTGCAAAACGAAGCGATTAAACTTGGCAAAACGTTGACCGAAGATGAAGAATTAACCGTACTTTCTCGCGAATTAAAACAGCGTAAAGACTCCCTCCAAGAATTTGAAAAAGCTGGTCGCACAGACCTTGTTGATAAAGTCAAGGAAGAGATTACGGTTCTTGAACTTTACATGCCGAAGCAGTTGAGCGAAGAAGAGCTAGTGCAAATCGTGAAAGAAACGATTGCCGAAGTCGGCGCTTCCTCAAAAGCGGATATGGGTAAAGTGATGGGAGCGATCATGCCGAAAGTGAAAGGAAAAGCTGACGGCTCGCTCGTAAACAAACTTGTTCAACAACATTTAAGTTAA
- the yqfD gene encoding sporulation protein YqfD, giving the protein MKNEWVHQLTGNLRVRIVGKGLERLLNEFTRRGIYVWNVRRERDDSLTCHMLLRDIHHVRAAMRKSGCKLYVLDRRGAPFWLKASWKNSGIVIGVVTFICIVFILSNMIWRIEVTGANPEVEHTVRQELKKIGVERGALQFVTPPPEAIQRTLTNKIDAITWIGVEWRGTTLYCQVVEKKQPTETKSNTPQHLVAKKKAVITYMFVEQGQAVVEVNDHVVPGQLLVSGFIGKEGQTEIVPARGQILGETWYKSTVAVPMKTTFYMLTGKKRETHYVRFWSWKIPIFWDHEEQFSQFEKQVDEKTFRFFTWTLPIVYEKVVWREKEIAVREYSYEQAKAVAKQIAREQLQRQLPADANIQGEKVLHEAKENGKVKVEMHYQVIENIAIPQPIIQGD; this is encoded by the coding sequence GTGAAAAACGAATGGGTGCATCAGCTGACTGGGAATTTGCGAGTACGTATTGTTGGAAAAGGATTAGAGCGGTTATTAAATGAATTTACACGCCGTGGGATATATGTATGGAACGTCAGGCGAGAGCGGGACGATTCGCTAACATGCCATATGCTCCTTCGCGACATTCATCATGTGCGAGCGGCGATGCGAAAAAGCGGTTGTAAATTATATGTTCTCGATCGTCGGGGGGCGCCGTTTTGGCTAAAAGCATCGTGGAAAAATAGCGGCATCGTTATCGGAGTCGTTACATTTATATGTATCGTGTTTATATTATCTAACATGATTTGGCGCATTGAAGTCACAGGGGCGAATCCAGAAGTCGAACATACCGTTAGGCAGGAGTTGAAAAAAATAGGGGTTGAGCGCGGTGCGTTGCAATTTGTTACTCCACCTCCTGAAGCGATTCAACGAACGCTAACCAACAAGATAGATGCGATTACGTGGATTGGTGTGGAGTGGCGTGGAACGACGTTATATTGCCAAGTCGTTGAAAAAAAGCAGCCGACAGAAACGAAATCGAATACTCCCCAGCATCTTGTTGCGAAGAAAAAAGCGGTCATTACGTACATGTTTGTTGAACAAGGTCAAGCAGTGGTAGAAGTGAATGATCATGTCGTTCCGGGACAATTGCTCGTTTCGGGCTTTATTGGGAAAGAAGGGCAAACAGAGATCGTGCCAGCGCGCGGTCAAATTTTAGGCGAGACGTGGTACAAGTCTACTGTTGCTGTTCCGATGAAAACGACGTTTTATATGTTGACGGGAAAAAAACGTGAAACACATTACGTTCGTTTTTGGTCGTGGAAAATTCCGATTTTTTGGGATCATGAAGAGCAGTTTTCACAATTTGAAAAACAAGTAGATGAAAAAACGTTCCGCTTTTTCACATGGACGTTACCGATTGTTTATGAAAAAGTCGTGTGGCGTGAAAAAGAAATCGCTGTTCGTGAGTATTCGTACGAACAAGCAAAAGCGGTAGCGAAACAAATTGCGCGTGAGCAGTTACAGCGACAATTACCTGCGGATGCGAACATTCAAGGTGAAAAAGTTTTGCATGAGGCGAAGGAGAATGGTAAAGTAAAAGTAGAAATGCATTACCAAGTCATTGAAAACATTGCGATACCACAACCAATTATTCAAGGAGACTGA
- a CDS encoding 16S rRNA (uracil(1498)-N(3))-methyltransferase: MQRYFVRNEQIVGDHVMISGDDVHHIGRVMRMNEGDRLLCCNERSETMLCEIEQISNDFVRCRIIQWIEGNVELPVHIYVASGLLKGDKYELVLQKGTELGARGFLPLITSRSIVKWDEKKGDKKVERWQKIVKEAAEQSHRAYMPSVYAPMTIRELIAWASDMDYTCIAYEEEAKEGKHRAFADLLQKMDEGNSLLIVFGPEGGLSEQEVTLLKQHGFIACSLGPRILRAETAPLYALSAVSYEWELK; this comes from the coding sequence TTGCAACGATATTTCGTACGTAACGAGCAAATCGTTGGCGATCACGTTATGATTTCTGGCGATGACGTCCATCACATTGGGCGGGTCATGCGCATGAATGAAGGTGATCGCCTTCTTTGTTGTAATGAGCGTAGTGAAACGATGCTTTGTGAGATCGAACAAATTTCCAATGATTTTGTCCGATGCCGTATTATACAATGGATAGAGGGAAATGTTGAACTGCCTGTGCACATTTATGTCGCAAGCGGACTGTTAAAAGGAGATAAATACGAACTCGTTTTACAAAAAGGAACAGAGCTTGGAGCAAGAGGCTTTCTTCCGCTCATCACATCCCGTTCGATCGTCAAATGGGACGAGAAAAAAGGCGATAAAAAAGTGGAACGTTGGCAAAAAATTGTGAAAGAAGCGGCTGAACAATCCCACCGAGCATATATGCCGTCTGTTTATGCTCCGATGACGATTCGGGAACTCATTGCATGGGCGAGCGACATGGATTATACATGTATTGCTTATGAAGAAGAAGCGAAAGAAGGAAAACATCGTGCTTTTGCCGATCTTCTTCAAAAGATGGATGAAGGGAACTCCCTCTTAATTGTTTTTGGACCAGAAGGCGGTTTATCCGAGCAAGAAGTGACGTTATTGAAACAACATGGTTTCATCGCATGTAGTCTTGGACCGCGCATTTTACGAGCAGAAACGGCACCGTTATATGCGTTATCAGCGGTGTCTTATGAATGGGAACTTAAGTGA
- the yqfC gene encoding sporulation protein YqfC — protein MIGKWKSKMRQWLTNQMELPADVVADLPRITMIGHIHIYIENHRGLLLFTDRELRLLLKNGQLLVKGESFSIKTILPEEILLEGKISQVLYLEE, from the coding sequence ATGATCGGAAAGTGGAAAAGCAAAATGCGACAATGGTTAACGAATCAAATGGAACTACCTGCGGATGTTGTCGCTGACCTCCCCCGTATTACGATGATTGGACATATTCATATCTACATAGAGAATCATCGTGGTTTGCTCCTGTTTACAGATCGCGAACTACGTTTGTTATTAAAAAACGGGCAGCTGCTTGTCAAAGGGGAATCGTTTAGCATTAAAACGATTTTGCCGGAAGAAATTTTGCTCGAGGGGAAAATTAGTCAAGTTTTATATTTGGAAGAATAG
- a CDS encoding YqzL family protein, with product MLDFTWKLFSQTGNIDTYLLFKELERETQEQASDSTYHITERDYHVL from the coding sequence ATGCTCGATTTTACCTGGAAATTGTTCAGCCAAACAGGGAATATTGACACGTATCTTTTGTTTAAGGAGCTAGAACGCGAAACGCAAGAGCAAGCCAGCGATTCCACGTATCATATAACGGAAAGAGATTATCACGTCCTTTAA
- the mtaB gene encoding tRNA (N(6)-L-threonylcarbamoyladenosine(37)-C(2))-methylthiotransferase MtaB, with amino-acid sequence MPTVAFHTLGCKVNHYETEAIWQLFKQAGYERKDFESHADVYVINTCTVTNTGDKKSRQVIRRAVRRNPDAVVCVTGCYAQTSPAEVMAIPGVDIVIGTQDRGKILEYIEQFKQQREPINGVRNIMKTRVYEELDVPAFTDRTRASLKIQEGCNNFCTFCIIPWARGLMRSRDPKEVIRQAQQLVDAGYKEIVLTGIHTGGYGEDMKDYNFAMLLRDIDEQVKGLKRLRISSIEASQITDEVIDVLKQSDKIVRHLHIPLQSGSNTVLKRMRRKYTTEFFAERLARLREVFPDLAVTSDVIVGFPGETEEEFMETYAFIREQRFSELHVFPYSKRTGTPAARMPDQVDEEVKNERVHRLITLSDQLAKEYASKFEGQVLEVIPEEPYKEDPASGLYVGYTDNYLKVKFPATEEMVGQLVKVKITKAGYPYNEGEFVRVMNDHHEAVRLSS; translated from the coding sequence ATGCCAACGGTTGCATTTCATACGTTAGGATGCAAAGTGAATCATTACGAAACAGAGGCGATTTGGCAATTGTTTAAACAAGCAGGATATGAGCGAAAAGATTTTGAAAGCCATGCCGATGTATATGTTATTAATACATGTACAGTCACGAATACAGGGGATAAAAAAAGCCGCCAAGTCATTCGACGTGCGGTGCGTCGCAATCCGGATGCGGTCGTTTGTGTAACGGGCTGTTATGCGCAAACGTCCCCAGCGGAAGTGATGGCTATTCCAGGTGTCGATATCGTCATCGGTACACAAGATCGCGGGAAAATTTTAGAGTACATCGAGCAGTTTAAACAACAGCGTGAACCGATTAACGGTGTGCGCAACATTATGAAAACGCGTGTATATGAAGAATTGGATGTACCGGCGTTTACGGATCGGACGCGCGCATCGCTGAAAATTCAAGAAGGTTGCAATAACTTTTGTACGTTTTGTATTATTCCATGGGCGCGCGGCTTAATGCGTTCACGCGATCCGAAAGAAGTCATTCGTCAAGCGCAACAGCTTGTTGATGCAGGCTATAAGGAAATTGTATTAACAGGCATCCATACAGGTGGATATGGAGAAGATATGAAAGACTACAATTTTGCCATGTTGTTGCGCGACATCGATGAGCAAGTGAAAGGATTAAAACGATTGCGTATTTCGTCGATTGAAGCGAGTCAAATTACAGATGAAGTCATTGATGTATTAAAACAGTCGGATAAAATCGTCCGCCATTTACACATTCCGTTGCAATCGGGCTCAAATACGGTGTTGAAGCGGATGCGTCGCAAATATACAACGGAATTTTTTGCGGAACGGTTAGCGCGTTTGCGTGAAGTATTCCCAGATTTAGCTGTTACGTCTGACGTCATTGTCGGTTTCCCAGGTGAAACGGAAGAAGAGTTTATGGAAACATATGCGTTTATTCGTGAACAGCGTTTTTCTGAACTGCATGTTTTCCCATATTCGAAGCGGACAGGCACGCCAGCAGCAAGAATGCCAGATCAAGTAGATGAGGAAGTGAAAAATGAGCGCGTTCATCGCTTAATTACACTTTCTGATCAACTAGCAAAAGAATATGCATCGAAGTTTGAAGGGCAAGTGCTTGAAGTCATTCCAGAAGAGCCGTACAAAGAAGATCCAGCGAGCGGCTTATATGTTGGCTATACGGACAATTATTTAAAAGTAAAATTTCCGGCAACAGAAGAGATGGTCGGTCAACTTGTTAAAGTGAAAATTACAAAAGCTGGATATCCGTATAACGAAGGGGAATTTGTACGTGTCATGAATGATCATCACGAAGCTGTTCGATTAAGCTCATAA
- a CDS encoding PhoH family protein — MSEQFVTIHLNVQNADEALALFGTHDVHLKRIEQELGVSIVTRGESLSVSGNKQHIELVDELLRHLLLVIRKGIVISERDVLYALKMAKNGTISYFIELYNEEIGKNAKGKAIRVKTLGQRQYVSAIQRHDLIFGIGPAGTGKTYLAVVMAVQALKNGQVKRIILTRPAVEAGENLGFLPGDLKEKVDPYLRPLYDALHDVLGHEHTQRLIERGAIEIAPLAYMRGRTLDDAFVILDEAQNTTPSQMKMFLTRLGFGSKMVITGDISQVDLPKGVRSGLAIAKDILTNVSGISFVFLEQADVVRHPLVGKIIAAYEDAGM; from the coding sequence ATGTCGGAACAGTTTGTCACGATTCACCTTAACGTACAAAATGCAGATGAAGCGCTCGCTTTGTTCGGTACGCACGATGTTCATTTAAAGCGCATTGAGCAAGAACTTGGTGTGTCGATTGTGACGCGTGGAGAATCGTTAAGCGTGTCAGGAAACAAACAACATATTGAGCTTGTTGATGAGTTGTTGCGTCATTTGTTGCTTGTTATTCGCAAAGGCATTGTCATTAGCGAGCGTGATGTGCTTTATGCGCTAAAAATGGCCAAAAATGGAACAATTTCTTACTTTATTGAATTGTACAATGAAGAAATCGGAAAAAATGCGAAAGGGAAAGCGATTCGGGTCAAAACGCTCGGTCAGCGTCAATACGTTTCTGCCATTCAGCGCCATGATTTAATTTTCGGCATTGGTCCAGCAGGAACGGGAAAAACGTATTTAGCCGTTGTGATGGCTGTACAAGCGTTAAAAAACGGACAAGTCAAGCGAATTATTTTGACGCGTCCAGCTGTGGAAGCTGGGGAAAATTTAGGCTTTTTGCCGGGGGATTTAAAGGAAAAAGTCGATCCGTATTTACGCCCACTTTATGATGCGCTTCATGACGTACTTGGTCATGAACATACCCAACGATTAATTGAGCGCGGTGCGATTGAAATTGCTCCGCTTGCATATATGCGCGGGCGAACGTTAGATGATGCGTTTGTCATTTTAGATGAGGCGCAAAATACGACGCCTTCGCAAATGAAAATGTTTTTAACACGTCTCGGCTTCGGCTCGAAAATGGTGATTACCGGCGATATTTCACAAGTCGATTTACCGAAAGGAGTTCGTTCTGGGCTTGCGATTGCAAAAGACATTTTGACGAATGTAAGCGGAATTTCATTTGTCTTTTTGGAGCAAGCTGATGTTGTACGCCATCCTCTCGTCGGTAAAATTATCGCTGCGTACGAAGATGCTGGAATGTAA
- the prmA gene encoding 50S ribosomal protein L11 methyltransferase, which yields MKWSEISIHTTHEAVEAISNILHEAGAGGVVIEDPFELTKERETTYGEIYQLNPDDYPEEGVIIKAYLPVNSFLGETVEEIKQAINNLMLYNIDIGRNKITISEVNEEEWATAWKKYYNPVKISERFTIVPTWETYERVSSDELIIELDPGMAFGTGTHPTTVMCIQALEKTVKQGDMVVDVGTGSGILSIAAAMLGAKRVHALDLDPVAVESAKLNVKLNKVHDVVTVSQNNLLDRIDEQADVIVANILAEIILRFVDDAYRLLRPGGVFITSGIIQTKKQEVKEGLLRAGFTIEETLTMEDWIAFIAKKQ from the coding sequence ATGAAATGGTCTGAAATAAGCATTCATACAACACACGAAGCGGTCGAGGCGATTTCAAATATTTTACACGAAGCAGGTGCGGGTGGCGTCGTCATTGAAGATCCGTTTGAATTAACGAAAGAACGAGAAACGACTTACGGGGAAATCTACCAACTCAATCCTGACGATTACCCCGAGGAAGGAGTTATTATTAAGGCATATTTGCCGGTAAATAGCTTTTTAGGTGAAACGGTCGAAGAAATTAAACAGGCGATTAACAATTTAATGTTATATAACATCGATATTGGGCGAAACAAAATTACGATTAGCGAAGTGAACGAAGAGGAATGGGCGACAGCGTGGAAAAAGTATTACAATCCGGTCAAAATTTCTGAGCGGTTTACGATCGTTCCGACATGGGAAACGTATGAACGTGTTTCAAGCGACGAATTAATTATTGAATTAGATCCGGGCATGGCGTTCGGCACGGGGACGCATCCGACGACAGTGATGTGTATTCAAGCGCTTGAGAAGACGGTCAAACAAGGTGATATGGTCGTCGATGTCGGTACGGGGTCAGGCATTTTAAGTATTGCTGCTGCGATGTTAGGAGCGAAACGTGTTCATGCGCTCGATTTAGATCCTGTCGCAGTAGAAAGTGCAAAATTGAACGTGAAATTAAATAAAGTACACGATGTCGTCACCGTTTCGCAAAACAATTTACTTGATCGGATCGATGAACAAGCGGATGTCATCGTTGCAAACATTTTAGCTGAAATCATTCTTCGTTTTGTCGATGATGCGTATCGTTTGTTGCGTCCGGGAGGCGTATTTATTACATCAGGAATTATTCAAACGAAAAAACAAGAAGTGAAAGAAGGTCTTCTTCGCGCTGGTTTCACGATTGAAGAAACGTTAACGATGGAAGATTGGATCGCATTTATTGCGAAAAAACAATAA
- the rpsU gene encoding 30S ribosomal protein S21 — protein MSKTIVRKNESLEDALRRFKRAVSKTGTLQEARKREFYEKPSVRRKKKSEAARKRKY, from the coding sequence ATGTCGAAAACGATCGTTCGTAAAAACGAGTCGCTTGAAGATGCTCTTCGTCGCTTCAAACGTGCGGTTTCAAAAACAGGTACGTTGCAAGAAGCAAGAAAGCGCGAATTCTATGAAAAGCCAAGCGTAAGACGTAAGAAAAAGTCTGAAGCGGCTAGAAAGCGCAAATATTAA
- a CDS encoding NfeD family protein codes for MAGLIVAFTHPFLAALLLIAGSVTFVWQLYDARWGWKGTVSIICFLLFFSSHLAAGLTTVGAMMLFAIGLILLVIELFVPGGVIGFLGLGTLVWSLFLAAKHSPFVTISLAVAIVSALMVGLWLSRVSKKKMAFFEKIVLTDEQRNEEGYVSHEARMDFIGKRGVAITVLRPAGTALIDGERVDVVTEGEYIERHRPIEVIHVDGLKVVVRECKKEEEIV; via the coding sequence ATGGCCGGTCTCATTGTTGCTTTCACGCATCCATTTCTCGCTGCGCTTTTGTTAATTGCCGGAAGCGTCACGTTCGTTTGGCAACTGTACGATGCGCGTTGGGGATGGAAAGGAACTGTAAGCATCATTTGTTTTTTGCTTTTTTTCTCATCGCATTTAGCAGCTGGTTTAACAACCGTTGGGGCGATGATGTTGTTTGCTATTGGTCTTATTTTGTTAGTCATTGAGTTGTTTGTGCCAGGTGGCGTTATTGGCTTTCTTGGGCTCGGTACGCTCGTCTGGAGCTTATTTTTAGCCGCCAAACATTCCCCGTTTGTTACGATATCGTTAGCAGTAGCGATCGTGAGTGCGCTAATGGTGGGCTTATGGCTTAGCCGGGTGAGCAAAAAGAAGATGGCGTTTTTTGAAAAAATTGTGCTTACCGACGAACAGCGGAATGAAGAAGGATATGTGTCTCATGAAGCGCGCATGGATTTCATCGGGAAACGCGGAGTGGCCATCACTGTATTGCGGCCAGCAGGAACGGCGCTCATTGACGGCGAACGTGTAGATGTTGTCACAGAAGGAGAATATATTGAACGACATCGACCGATTGAAGTTATTCACGTAGATGGGTTAAAAGTCGTCGTTCGAGAATGTAAAAAAGAGGAGGAAATCGTATGA
- the ybeY gene encoding rRNA maturation RNase YbeY, with translation MLVIDFIDETNEITEEQIERIEKLLQHAAKEENVPDGAEVSITFVDNEKIREINRDYRGKDQPTDVISFALEEMGEEEIEIVGVDVPPVLGDIIISVPKAREQAEQYGHSFMRELGFLAVHGFLHLLGYDHETEEEEKEMFTKQELILQQFGLTR, from the coding sequence ATGTTAGTGATTGACTTTATAGATGAAACCAATGAAATAACAGAAGAGCAAATAGAACGAATTGAAAAACTATTGCAACATGCGGCAAAGGAAGAAAATGTGCCAGATGGTGCAGAGGTGAGCATTACGTTTGTTGACAATGAAAAAATTCGGGAAATAAATCGCGATTATCGTGGAAAAGATCAGCCGACAGATGTCATTTCGTTCGCCCTTGAAGAAATGGGCGAAGAAGAGATTGAAATTGTCGGTGTAGATGTACCACCTGTGCTCGGGGATATTATCATTTCTGTGCCGAAAGCACGCGAGCAGGCGGAGCAATACGGTCATTCTTTTATGCGAGAACTCGGTTTTTTAGCGGTTCACGGCTTTTTACATTTGCTTGGCTATGATCATGAAACAGAAGAAGAAGAAAAAGAGATGTTTACGAAACAAGAGCTCATATTACAACAATTTGGCTTAACGAGATGA
- the floA gene encoding flotillin-like protein FloA (flotillin-like protein involved in membrane lipid rafts): MTPDQLLLIIAIALGLVLLAVFFSFVPVMLWISALASGVPISIFTLIGMRLRRVIPSRVINPLIKAKKAGLDVTTNQLESHYLAGGNVDRVVNALIAAQRANINLTFERCAAIDLAGRNVLEAVQMSVNPKVIETPFIAGVAMDGIEVKAKARITVRANIDRLVGGAGEETIIARVGEGIVSTIGSQDDHKKVLENPDMISQTVLAKGLDSGTAFEILSIDIADIDIGKNIGAELQTDQAEADKKIAQAKAEERRAMAVALEQEMKARVQEMQAKVVEAEAQVPLAMAEALRSGKLGVMDYMNLKNIMADTNMRDSIGKLTQHPDDEKK, from the coding sequence ATGACACCGGATCAACTTTTACTTATTATTGCGATTGCGTTAGGGCTTGTGTTGTTAGCTGTATTCTTTTCGTTCGTTCCCGTTATGCTTTGGATTTCTGCACTTGCTTCTGGTGTGCCGATTAGCATTTTCACACTTATCGGGATGCGTTTACGCCGCGTCATTCCGTCGCGTGTCATTAATCCATTAATTAAGGCAAAAAAAGCAGGGCTTGATGTGACGACGAACCAGTTAGAAAGCCACTATTTAGCGGGAGGAAATGTCGACCGCGTCGTTAACGCGTTAATTGCTGCGCAGCGAGCGAATATTAATTTAACGTTTGAACGTTGTGCGGCAATTGATTTAGCCGGTCGAAACGTATTAGAAGCGGTGCAAATGAGCGTCAATCCAAAAGTCATTGAAACCCCGTTTATTGCTGGTGTAGCGATGGACGGTATTGAAGTGAAAGCGAAAGCACGCATCACTGTACGTGCGAATATTGATCGATTAGTTGGTGGTGCGGGAGAAGAAACGATTATTGCACGTGTGGGAGAAGGGATTGTTTCTACGATCGGGTCGCAAGACGATCATAAAAAAGTGCTTGAAAATCCAGATATGATTTCACAAACCGTATTAGCAAAAGGGTTAGACTCAGGAACAGCGTTTGAGATTTTATCCATTGACATTGCTGATATTGATATCGGGAAAAACATTGGTGCTGAATTACAAACAGACCAAGCGGAAGCGGATAAAAAGATTGCACAAGCGAAAGCGGAAGAACGTCGGGCGATGGCAGTTGCACTTGAGCAAGAAATGAAAGCGCGCGTGCAAGAAATGCAGGCGAAAGTCGTAGAAGCCGAAGCGCAAGTGCCGCTTGCGATGGCGGAAGCACTTCGTTCCGGCAAACTTGGTGTGATGGATTACATGAACTTAAAAAACATTATGGCAGATACGAACATGCGCGATTCCATTGGAAAATTGACACAACATCCGGATGACGAGAAAAAGTGA
- the era gene encoding GTPase Era, which translates to MIREGYKSGFVAIIGRPNVGKSTFLNRVIGQKIAIMSDKPQTTRNKIQGVYTTDDAQIIFIDTPGIHKPKHKLGDFMVKVAQSALQEVDLILFMVNAVEGLGRGDEFIIERLKQVQTPVFLVINKIDEVHPDDLLPLIEQYRSLHSFAEVIPISALQGNNVETLLQQIKHYLPEGPQYYPAHQITDHPERFIIAEFIREKALHLTREEVPHSIAVVIDSIERRENGDTVYVAATIIVERDSQKGIIIGKRGQMLKEIGQRARADIEALLGSKVFLELWVKVQKDWRNKMAQLRDLGYREDEY; encoded by the coding sequence ATGATTCGAGAAGGATATAAATCAGGATTCGTAGCAATTATCGGAAGACCGAATGTAGGAAAATCTACATTTTTAAATCGCGTCATCGGGCAAAAAATTGCAATTATGAGCGATAAGCCGCAAACGACGCGCAATAAAATTCAAGGTGTGTACACAACAGATGACGCGCAAATCATTTTTATTGATACGCCGGGCATTCATAAACCGAAACATAAGCTTGGCGATTTTATGGTAAAAGTAGCGCAAAGCGCGTTGCAAGAAGTTGATTTAATTTTATTTATGGTGAATGCTGTAGAAGGGCTCGGTCGCGGTGATGAGTTTATTATTGAACGTTTAAAACAAGTACAAACACCGGTGTTTTTAGTCATTAATAAAATTGACGAAGTGCACCCGGACGATTTATTGCCGCTGATTGAGCAATATCGCTCACTCCATTCGTTTGCCGAAGTCATCCCTATTTCAGCGTTGCAAGGCAACAATGTAGAAACGTTGTTGCAACAAATTAAACATTACTTGCCTGAAGGACCACAATATTATCCAGCACATCAAATAACGGATCATCCTGAACGATTTATCATTGCTGAGTTTATTCGTGAAAAAGCGCTCCATTTGACGCGAGAAGAAGTGCCACATTCCATTGCTGTTGTGATTGATTCGATTGAACGTCGCGAAAATGGCGATACGGTATATGTTGCAGCGACCATTATCGTTGAGCGTGATTCGCAAAAGGGAATTATTATCGGCAAACGCGGTCAAATGTTGAAGGAAATTGGTCAACGTGCGCGCGCGGATATTGAGGCGCTACTCGGTTCAAAAGTGTTTTTAGAATTATGGGTAAAAGTACAAAAAGATTGGCGCAATAAAATGGCACAGTTGCGAGACCTTGGCTATCGTGAAGATGAGTATTAA